The Candidatus Hydrogenedens sp. genome includes a region encoding these proteins:
- a CDS encoding DUF58 domain-containing protein, producing the protein MSKKDNLIVQLFWLVLLLIMLSLGFLAQSIYLVYAIYVFLIVFILSSILNRLWLRVIDCNRIVKPVVINEGQEVEVTVFVHNKFWLPIPWLYVEDITPSGCEIIGSNAQLFILKPDEMMPISYKLRCPRRGYHRIGPLVMETGDFFGLQRRFRTDENQEYITVLPSVVYIKSFQVSTRRPHGPVRVSHKIYEDPTRIYGIREYTPGDPLKSIHWKVSAKANKLQVKTYEPATVIGATLVLDMFEDNYLPQSREERMELAITTTASIAYLLHLSGEPVGFVTNGMDASDTAEYKRKSEVSMARDDLVTKIIQEQQPEHLSPLIVPTRRSPVQLQKILENLARVIPGKKVDIPYLLQMTAPYFPRDNALILIVPQVSDDLASVVENLRANGFIITVFLIKDDDAYKESVVKVGKFGIHIFHIQHEQDLFYIAPQKIGV; encoded by the coding sequence ATGAGTAAGAAAGATAATTTAATAGTTCAATTATTTTGGCTGGTATTGCTTTTGATAATGTTATCTTTGGGATTTCTTGCACAAAGTATTTATTTAGTCTATGCAATTTATGTTTTTTTAATTGTGTTTATTTTGTCAAGTATTCTAAACCGTTTGTGGTTAAGAGTTATTGATTGTAATCGCATTGTAAAGCCTGTAGTAATAAATGAGGGACAGGAAGTAGAAGTTACTGTTTTTGTACACAATAAATTTTGGTTACCAATCCCGTGGTTGTATGTTGAGGATATAACTCCGTCAGGGTGTGAAATTATAGGGTCAAATGCACAATTATTTATCTTAAAACCAGATGAGATGATGCCTATTTCATACAAACTTAGATGTCCAAGGAGAGGTTATCATCGTATAGGTCCATTAGTGATGGAAACAGGTGATTTTTTTGGATTGCAACGGCGATTCCGTACGGATGAGAATCAAGAATATATTACTGTACTACCCTCCGTAGTTTATATCAAAAGTTTTCAGGTTTCTACACGAAGACCTCATGGACCTGTTCGTGTATCCCATAAAATCTATGAGGACCCAACAAGAATTTACGGGATAAGAGAATATACGCCTGGTGATCCCTTAAAATCGATTCACTGGAAAGTCTCAGCTAAGGCTAACAAGTTACAGGTTAAAACATATGAACCTGCAACAGTAATTGGGGCAACTCTTGTTCTCGATATGTTTGAGGATAATTATTTGCCCCAGAGTAGAGAAGAACGGATGGAATTGGCTATTACAACCACAGCTTCCATCGCATATCTACTTCATCTTTCTGGTGAGCCTGTAGGCTTTGTTACAAATGGAATGGATGCAAGTGATACCGCAGAATATAAAAGGAAAAGTGAAGTGTCCATGGCTCGCGATGACCTTGTCACAAAAATTATTCAGGAACAACAACCAGAACATTTAAGTCCATTAATAGTTCCTACCCGTAGGTCGCCTGTTCAGTTGCAAAAGATATTAGAAAATTTAGCTCGTGTGATACCAGGAAAAAAGGTTGATATCCCATATCTCTTACAAATGACAGCTCCCTATTTTCCGAGAGACAATGCATTGATTTTAATCGTTCCTCAAGTATCTGATGACCTTGCATCTGTTGTGGAGAATTTAAGGGCTAACGGTTTTATTATCACTGTATTTTTAATTAAAGATGATGATGCATATAAGGAATCTGTTGTGAAGGTAGGTAAATTTGGCATCCATATTTTTCATATTCAGCATGAACAAGATTTGTTCTATATTGCTCCTCAAAAGATTGGAGTATAA
- a CDS encoding DUF4129 domain-containing protein has product MRIPDWMEDGSLSWSDSKEEKVTSDEKEQEEQPPVLVSTDFTKLNVKTKYSGEYIVGTEWTLTDTLLSIVNPFLILVLLWSIVFFLLDVRYIYTEVNDINLRFVVFFLVLGIVGVNRIFATESVESGISYGAGLALAISLYVMVSTSVYGTGSVIYNLVTGNSFLAFLSNMGVVIFLWWLTNRITYECCIDENPNAGEIGIATSVNKAFQKTVRKEETAHQKEKMGTELFYELEAVDPTQLSFKDPSVKDITFNIMGFGERLSRIPAGISVLFFSIPVLGIFSLGLRILVNGGEQMVNVGWVYLGLFVFSSMTLLVMTSLGGLREYYKNRRVYVPSMLGVTWVLLGIAIIVVAMVCATFLPLPTLPKPFYVAEHQTDPWVRNSHFQLNPIVVAPVVEIWQQQMILQKLRYVVIFILIFVSSWVAFSAVKRFIVHWWQVSLQRGGFLVRWLMKLLERRKGKVKIKRKISIKSSKSIKFVNSLSDPNMSQKFTPNEHIEYAYQALCALAEDLGVPKKLNETPLEFLANLPNVLEVLREEIEELTLLYQTAVFSPIKFDSKILDRLRKFWISYTRVRNRLL; this is encoded by the coding sequence ATGAGAATCCCAGATTGGATGGAAGATGGTAGTTTGTCATGGAGTGACAGTAAAGAAGAAAAAGTCACATCTGACGAAAAAGAACAGGAAGAACAGCCACCCGTCCTTGTTTCTACGGATTTTACGAAATTAAATGTTAAAACGAAATATAGCGGAGAATATATTGTTGGTACAGAGTGGACATTAACAGACACTTTGCTTAGCATTGTTAATCCTTTTCTAATTTTAGTTTTGCTATGGTCTATAGTCTTTTTTTTGTTAGATGTTCGCTATATTTATACAGAAGTCAATGATATTAATTTGAGATTTGTTGTTTTTTTCTTAGTTTTAGGGATTGTAGGTGTAAATAGAATATTTGCTACGGAGAGTGTTGAGAGTGGGATAAGTTATGGTGCAGGTCTAGCTTTGGCTATAAGTTTATATGTGATGGTAAGTACTTCTGTATATGGAACAGGCTCTGTTATCTATAATCTTGTCACTGGAAATAGTTTTTTGGCTTTTCTATCTAATATGGGAGTTGTCATTTTTTTATGGTGGTTAACAAATAGAATAACGTATGAATGTTGTATTGATGAGAATCCGAATGCGGGAGAAATCGGTATTGCTACCAGTGTAAATAAGGCATTTCAGAAAACGGTTAGGAAAGAGGAAACAGCACATCAGAAAGAAAAAATGGGGACAGAACTTTTTTACGAGTTAGAGGCAGTAGACCCTACACAATTGTCTTTTAAGGACCCATCAGTAAAAGATATCACATTTAATATTATGGGTTTTGGTGAAAGGTTATCACGTATTCCCGCAGGTATCTCTGTATTATTTTTTAGCATTCCTGTTCTTGGAATTTTTTCGTTAGGACTGAGAATACTTGTAAATGGTGGAGAACAGATGGTTAATGTCGGTTGGGTTTATTTAGGACTCTTTGTATTTTCATCTATGACTTTGTTAGTTATGACCAGTTTGGGTGGTCTCAGGGAATATTACAAAAATCGAAGGGTATATGTTCCTTCGATGTTAGGTGTAACATGGGTGTTATTAGGTATAGCAATTATCGTTGTTGCTATGGTGTGTGCCACATTTTTACCGCTTCCAACATTGCCAAAACCCTTTTATGTTGCGGAACATCAAACCGACCCTTGGGTGCGTAATAGTCATTTTCAGTTAAATCCAATTGTTGTAGCACCAGTTGTTGAAATATGGCAACAGCAAATGATACTTCAAAAATTGAGATATGTCGTGATTTTTATACTTATATTTGTTAGTTCATGGGTTGCTTTTTCCGCAGTAAAAAGATTTATTGTCCATTGGTGGCAAGTATCGTTACAACGAGGTGGATTTCTCGTTAGATGGCTTATGAAACTTTTGGAGAGGCGAAAAGGAAAGGTGAAGATAAAAAGGAAAATATCAATTAAGTCTTCTAAATCTATTAAATTTGTAAATTCGTTATCAGACCCTAATATGAGTCAAAAGTTCACACCTAATGAGCATATTGAGTATGCATATCAAGCTTTATGTGCTTTGGCTGAGGATTTGGGTGTTCCTAAAAAATTAAATGAGACGCCCTTAGAATTTTTGGCGAATTTGCCTAATGTTTTAGAAGTATTAAGAGAAGAAATTGAAGAACTTACTCTTTTATATCAAACTGCGGTATTTTCCCCTATAAAATTTGATAGTAAAATTTTGGATAGGTTACGGAAATTTTGGATTTCATACACTCGTGTGCGAAATAGATTATTGTAG
- a CDS encoding cyclophilin-like fold protein, protein MDIKKEILIIWKDKSVKGILNSSPTAEKLWEALPVKSLAQRWGDEIYFNVPIKATLENNATDVVPPGTICFWVEGNSVAIPFGKTPISRGNECRLITAVNILGTISDSPNTLSSISEGMQIEIRKFKE, encoded by the coding sequence ATGGATATTAAAAAAGAAATTCTTATCATCTGGAAAGATAAATCTGTAAAAGGCATCCTCAATTCATCACCCACTGCTGAGAAACTATGGGAAGCATTGCCCGTAAAATCCTTAGCCCAACGCTGGGGAGATGAAATATATTTTAATGTGCCTATCAAAGCGACCTTGGAAAATAACGCAACAGATGTTGTCCCACCAGGAACCATTTGTTTCTGGGTAGAAGGTAATTCAGTAGCCATACCTTTTGGGAAAACCCCTATATCGAGAGGAAACGAATGCAGACTAATAACTGCTGTAAATATATTAGGAACCATATCCGACTCCCCTAACACATTATCCTCAATTTCTGAAGGTATGCAAATCGAGATTAGGAAATTTAAAGAATAA